The following is a genomic window from Malus sylvestris chromosome 12, drMalSylv7.2, whole genome shotgun sequence.
GGCATTCAACAATCGACATAACCCACGAACCCAAAAACACCAAACCATCAATCATGGATCTTTACCAAATCATACAaccttttataaaatttaaaaaaaaaatgtcaaaatcAATATTTTATGGCTACATTATTTtcatcaatcaatcaatacacACACAACACATAAATCACATACTCGACAAAAATTCAAATCCGTAAATCCGAAATTAGCAATGTTATTTCTTACCCCCCAAAAACAATCCAAATCTTAGTGGTCACTTTCATTAGTCAATCACTCAACCACTCAGGCACATCGACTACAACTTGGgaatgttatgcaaatcttaggcaTCTTGAATCATTAAATTTGAGTTGGAAGAAGCTCTGTTACATGCTCTGCTAGTTGAGGAGTGTAACCAAATTCAGCACTATCATCAGCATCAACACTTTCACACACTCCCGCttccaaaacatttcacaaAATCGAAAACCAAATGAGATTATGTAGCATAAAAGATTCACGGAAAAATAGGTTAAGAAAATCAATTAATATTAAATATAGAGGATGTTGTCCAATAAATAAGACAGCTTTATATATTTCTCGACCATGAGAAAACATCAAATTAATAGAGGCATTAATTATAAGTTTGCCATTCATTGTTGTCGGTCTAAACATGATGACATATTGTAAAGTCCTCTTACATACAGATTAatgaaatattaatttatttccaTGAGTTTTTGGAACAAAACTTTGATTCTAAGAGGACACCAATTCTATGAATCCAACCAATTATTAGTAGAGAATTCGACTCCGGAAAGTTCTCCAGAATTAATTTGGGTCCCaccttatttttctatttttcctcTCATGTTAGTAAACACCTGAATTGCTTGAATTGTGTGCAATTTCATTCCACACATTCCATTCTCTCTTCGTAAACACCTCATTATGGCCTCCACAACCACTCTTGAGGACTCTTATAGGGACTTAAAGCGAATATTCAGGTCCTCTAATAGAGAGTTCTTATAGTATAATCTTTAAATTTAcagacatacaaaaataaaaaattcaagaaaaaaatccGAACCGTTGGATTCCCGgagttaaaagaagaaaaaggaaaaaaattgtgtGGTACAGCAGCTTTAATTGTGGTAATCTTTATAGAGATAAGGTCTGATTTTCCGACCAAATGGGAGGTTGACAAGCCTGGAGAAGCTGTCGAACCAAGACCTGGAAGACTTCATGAGATGGCGCTCCTGGGCCCTGCAGACGGCTCCTTTTGCTACGTGTGCGTATCAGATTTTGGCTATACTTGCGTGCAGGATGGGGAACTCCGCAGTCCTTATACGCGAATCACCTtagaatctttttatatttgCTTTTGTAAACTTATGTCAGCATGCACAAATCATCTTAGGCTGGGTGTTTATAATGAAGTTCTTTGCTACTTTGACAAAAAATGCATCgttcaaacataaaaaataaaaaataaaaaatgcagaaaaaaaGTCTATCAAGCTAGCTAAATGACTAGCTAAATATATTTAGAGAGAAAGTTAAATTTTTGCTAaatattaaaaagggaaaattaggatcatatccttctttttgttactctattgattaaaatcttattcattttcaatttttttatcaaggtccttgggtattaataacattattaattatttgaataataaaatatttttatttttaaatatattcctttaatgttaaaaatgttacaattagtatatttatatttatggctaaatatttcatcatatatttttatttttagtttgtacctatttttaatttgcaaatattttttaatttgtaccaattttcttttcatttttaatttgtacccatatattagtttctttttgtgcccatattttttaaagttttatttgtgtttgtacccctGTGTATACTCTCACgcgacattgtatatttaataaatgatagaaaattacatatggtatatttatgttttatgcctaaactttgtatcatatatttatatttttagtttgtacccacttttaatttgcaacattttttttaatttgtagtattttctttttagttttattttgtacccatgtattaatttcttttagcgcctatatttttaaaaattcatttgtattcataatttttaatcttttatatggaccccaatttatttctaatgtacccatttttctttattaatgtaccactttgttatatgtgaaatgtaccaatttttttaacactatggatacattcttttgccatttattatttcttatttttacatagtttttatccatttattcaatcaaaatgtttgaatttttttattgtaaccttttctaatagtattataatgagaaattttaaatttataggattataaatctcataaaatatcaaataattaatgaaaaaactataaaaaaaatccactATTATTTTCTTATGCCAAAGTCTCATCGCTGCTTCCTACTTTTATTCTCTCACACAAATAATTTTGCCACGTGTACGGTTTACGTATCAAATTTTGGCTACTTGCGTGCAGGATTGGGTCTGGTCTTTGTCGTCAATAATATACGCGAATCATCTAGACCCAGAGTCTATTTCCCTTAGTTAACTCATGTGAGCATGCACGAATCACCTTAAGCTGggtatttataatttttgtttttcggAAGGGTTAGAGCATCTCTAACAGGGCCTAACTAAATGAAGTTCTTtgttactttaacaaaaaaaaaaatcagaaaaaaattaggaaaactaatgaaaaggatttgaaaactttgagttttaacgataaagacaaaataaagggtaaagtgaatagtaccaagattgactttttagtgtaaaaatgtgatttttcattaaagtgaacaataccgtagatttttcgttaaaacttccaaaAAAATTCTATTAAGCTGCCTAAATAATGATTAGCTAAATATATTtagaaaatttcattttaatacTTAAAAATAATGACTTTTAAACTGTAACTTTATGCTCCTgatacatttaatcatctcattgattaattatattttgatgttttatttcttttttttttcttcatattttaatgtattagttacatttaaattttcattttcattttattcatcataatatattttgatgtctacatttaggtaaaaaaaaattatatataatatattccaGTACAATTTGTATGTTcctcatttaggtacattaattcatttgatgaggtaatgttagagagactaaatttatatataaaattttcaaaataaatgatgtgttactaataataaataagcacgtttatcaacggtTAAGCAATAATCTAATTTTCAACTTCCATGTCTTTtagtttacaaaaaaatttctacAAATTTCGTCTCCCTAGTATTACCCAATTAATAGATTTCAGTATATAAATCGATACAAATatataggtacattaattcaatcgaatacattttggtacgtacagtttggtacacacatttcggtattgacatttaagtatattaattcaatataatgcattttgatacatacatttcggtattgactttttggtacattaattcaatataatatattttggtacatattataatatatttcagtACAAAGAAgtcaattttacattttttggtACAACCATGTATGTAAACTTATGCTAAACATTTAAAACTATCAAGAGAACTTTTTCAAAAATGGGAGACTCTCCATAAATTATGTGTACTCtcatgttttgacataatattttataatgataGCACAATAATCAAAGTTAAATTGTAAGACGACAAGAGTTCATTGCCATGAGTTCTATTTTGAAAGAGTCCATGGTGTTTCTCAACTATAAAATTGCATGGTTTCGCAACTCCGATTGCTACCTTTTGTCTGCGTTTGTTTTGGTATTTAATTTCTTCTAAGTGAAGCAAAGTTCAGGGAGAGAGAATAATGGAAGTTCAGAGAGAGACAATAATGGAGATCCGACGGCACGACGAAGATGAAGTGTACGAGGCTTCACGGACCGGGAGTGTAGAAAACTTTAAAAGATTGATCGAAAAAGACCCACACATCCTAAGGAGAATGTCCCTGCAGACCAGCAAAACCGAAACCCCCTTGCATGTTTCGGCTTTGCTCGGCCACGCTGAGTTTACCAAAGCCCTTTGCATTAACAATCCCAAACTTGCAGAGCAGGTAGACGCCGATGGACGCACGCCCCTCCACTTGGCTTCTGCTGAGGGCCACAAGGATGCCGTCGAAGCTTTGTTATCTGTGTATGCTGGTGCGTGCTCGCGTGTTGATGAAAATGGAAGAATCCCTCTGCACTATGCAGCCATGAGAGGTGAAGTTGAGGTGCTCCAGAAGTTGATTGATAAAAATCCTGAGTCCATTTATGTGAAAGTTGAAAACAGATCGAAAGAAACAGTTTTGCACTTGTGTATTAAACACAACCAGTTAGAGTGCTTGAAACTGTTGGTTGAAAGAGACGACAGCAATGGTGAGTTCCTCAACTCAAGAGCTGGCTGTGATGGTAGTGTGACCATCCTGCACTTAGCTTTGATGCTAAGGCAAATTAAGGTACGTATACATATTTCCGTTTTCTATACCggatattaaaaaaactaaaatgttaaaaaattaaaaactgagTTATCTGGAATCGCATATGAGGCGGTATTGCAGAGCAAATTTGAGACTCTTATCTCCCTCCCTTCGACTGCACATGGGCGGCGGTGGAATGAATCCACTCCCTTTTTGTGCTGCATATAAGTTTCCCTTACCCAGATCTGCAACCCACTCCCTTCCCTTACCTCCCGTTCAACTGGAATAAAAGAAAGAATCCCGTCCATCTGCGTCTCAATAAGTTGCAGAAGGATTAGCAGCATGACCGCTGCCGGTCATCAATTCGGCGTCTTCCGCCGTCACCAACTCCGAATCCGAAGATAACCCATCGTCGCTGCGGCCTAATCCGGATACTCCAGTTGGCTGGCCGGCCGACGGAAAGCACAGTCTCGAATGGATTACGAACCTcgtgtttgttttttattgggCATCTAGAAATCCGGACCCGACCCAATTGCCCGTGTTTCCCGTAGTGGTTGTCGAAAGCTTGGTCGTCTGCCCATCCAAGATCCTCTACAAAGACGCCAAACGTCGATCAGTTAGGCCTCGAATCTACCGTGGTGGTCGTCGGAGACCTTCGTGGACCTCCTTTCTCTTTTAAATGATCTTTACCTTTTAGGTTTTTagtattttagttttttaattttttaattttttaattttaatttcttaaaatGTCTCAATATTCACATGTGCTCATATTGACACGTGGCGACCATTATTTATGCAGTTGCTACATTATCAGTTAATGGAGGTCAGGATGGAAAAATTAACGGCTGTATGAAAGTGTTTCAGAATTAATTATGACTTTAAGTAGCAtactgagatgaaaaaaatttgatatatcaaatgttaaaaacaaaaaaacttacgAATAATAAACTGAAATTAAGCTTAGTTTATGTGTGTCCCTTGTTTGTTTCCCTAGGAGCATAATTTCCACCATATTAATGAagtgtatatatttatttacaGACTATACGTTACCTGCTTTCCGTTGATGCTATAAAAGCAGAAGCAATTGGTGTGAATGGGATGTCTCTGACCATGTTAGATGTCATAGAGTACAGTAGCATTGCAAGAGATGAGTTTAGCAGAAGCTTAGAAATTCAACAGATTTTGATAGACGCAGGATTAATCAAAagggaaaataatgaaaatgataagCCTAACACACATGTTGCCGCTGCTGCTGTTGTATCACCAAATCCACGAAGggtaaagaagaaaaagaagcttcACAAACGAGTAGCATCATCGGAAAAGGGATCAACGCCAGCAAGGAGGTGCTGGATAAAATTGATGGAATGGTTGAGATATCCGAGTAATTGGGTGGTCGAGACACGTGGCATGCTGATGGTTGTGGCTACGATGATCTCGACCATGACTTTTCAAGCCGTAGTCAACCCACCTGGTGGTGTCTGGGACCATAATGATACAAACACTGCCTTTGGTAATATAACAGTTTGCAATGAAACGAGTGTATGTAAAGCTGGAGCTGCAGTGTTAAGCTACGGTACTGATGATCCCTACAATTACTTCCCCGGTTTCATAACATGCAATACCATCTCGTTCCTTGCTTCTTTGAGTGTCACCCTTTTGCTCGTTAGTGGATTTCCTCTCCACAATCGGTTCTGCACGTGGCTCTTATCGATGTCCATGTGCGTCACTCTCACATTCTTGGCACTCACCTACCTAACTGTGCTGAAATTGATCGTCCCTCCTGACCATGCAGTGGATACACCCATTTACGagatattcttttatatttggaTTGCTTTACTGGTCATAGCCGGTGTAATGCACACTATTCGGTTTCTTATTTGGGTGACGAAGTTCAGGTCAAAATTATGTCTCAAGAACATGATCTCTACTGGCTCCTTTTCATGTAACGATGCAACGCGTTTTGAAGAGATTGATTCGCCTGCGGTTGTGTAATTACTCCGCCACGGTGTGTTAGCTTGAGAAAATAATTAACTAGGTCAGACACCCTGTATGCATGTAG
Proteins encoded in this region:
- the LOC126594463 gene encoding ankyrin repeat-containing protein ITN1-like, with product MEVQRETIMEIRRHDEDEVYEASRTGSVENFKRLIEKDPHILRRMSLQTSKTETPLHVSALLGHAEFTKALCINNPKLAEQVDADGRTPLHLASAEGHKDAVEALLSVYAGACSRVDENGRIPLHYAAMRGEVEVLQKLIDKNPESIYVKVENRSKETVLHLCIKHNQLECLKLLVERDDSNGEFLNSRAGCDGSVTILHLALMLRQIKTIRYLLSVDAIKAEAIGVNGMSLTMLDVIEYSSIARDEFSRSLEIQQILIDAGLIKRENNENDKPNTHVAAAAVVSPNPRRVKKKKKLHKRVASSEKGSTPARRCWIKLMEWLRYPSNWVVETRGMLMVVATMISTMTFQAVVNPPGGVWDHNDTNTAFGNITVCNETSVCKAGAAVLSYGTDDPYNYFPGFITCNTISFLASLSVTLLLVSGFPLHNRFCTWLLSMSMCVTLTFLALTYLTVLKLIVPPDHAVDTPIYEIFFYIWIALLVIAGVMHTIRFLIWVTKFRSKLCLKNMISTGSFSCNDATRFEEIDSPAVV